Below is a genomic region from Hylemonella gracilis.
TGCAACCCGTGGATCAGCTCGGCCTCGAACTGGGCTACCGCCTGATCACCTTGGTGGACAAGAACCGCCAGGGCGATCTGCTCACGCGCATCAAGGGCGTGCGCCGCAAGTTCGCGCAGGAAGTCGGTTTCCTGCCCCCGCCCGTGCACGTGCGCGACAACCTGGAGCTCAAGCCCAGCGGCTACCGCATCAATCTGCGTGGCGTGGTGGTCGGCGAAGGCGAGGCCTTCCCTGGCATGTACCTGGCCATCAATCCGGGGGCATCAGCACGCCCCTGATTGGAACCCCGGCCACCGACCCCGCCTTCGGCCTGCCCGCGACGTGGATCGACGAACGGCAAAAAGAAGCCGCGCAAATGGCCGGCTTTACGGTGGTTGATTCCGAGACCGTGATGGCCACGCATCTTTCACACTTGATGCAAGTTCACGCCGCGCGCCTGCTCAGCCGTACCGAGACTCAGAATCTGGTGGAGCATGTGGGGCGGCAATTCCCGAAGCTCATCGAAGAAGTCGTGCCCAAAATGGTGTCCATCGCCGTGTTCCAGCGAGTCCTCCAGCTGTTGCTGGAAGAGTCGGTGCACGTTCGCGACATGCGCACCATCATAGAGACGATCGCCGAGCACGCGCCCGTCACCACCGACCCGACGGAACTGGCGCGACGGGTGCGTGTTGCCCTGTCGCCGGCCATCGTGCAACAGATCTACGGGCCGCAGAAAGAACTCAACGTCATAGCCATCGACCCGCCGCTGGAACGCCTGCTGGTGCAGGCGCTGGGGGGGGCCAACGGTCCAGCCCTCGATCCGGGCGTGGCCGATATGTTCGCCCGCAACGCGGCCGACGTGGCAATGAAGCAGGAAGAAACCGGCGTGCCGGCCTGCCTGCTGGTGCCCGACCCCATCCGCAATTCCATCGCGCGTCTGGTGCGCCGCGCCGCGCCCCGGATGCAAGTGCTGTCGCACAGTGAAATTCCTGAAACCCATTCCATTCGCATCGGACCGATCCTGAGAGGCGCCGCATCATGAGCATTCAACGATTCCATGCCCCAACCGCCCGCGAGGCGCTGGCCAAGGCACGCGCGGCTTTTGGCGAAGAGGCCATCATCCTGTCGAACAAGCCCACGGCGCAGGGCGGAGTGGAAGTGGTCGCCACGAACTCCAGCACCCTGGCCGCGCTCGACCAGGCCGCCGACAACGTCATGGCCACGGAAGACAAGGCTGAGAGCTCCACCTTCGGCTTCTTGTCGCGCCGCAAGGCCAACGCCGAGAAGGCCGCCAAGGAAGCCGCCCGCTCCGCCCGTGGCCCCCTGCTGGAACCCGACGGAGACGTGCCCGAGCCGGCGGAGCGCGCCGAACGCGCGGCCCGTGCCGCGTTGCGCGCTTCGCCGCGCAGCACGGTGGAGGAAGACGCCGACCAATTGGCGATGAGCACGCTGTCCTTCCAGGACTATGTGCGCGAGCGCGTGCTGCAGCGTCGTCACGAGACCCGCCAGCACGAGGCGCGCCAGGCCGCGCACACCGCCCAGGGCGGCAGCGGCATCAACGTGGGTGGCGCCGCGCCGCGCACCTACGCCGTGGTGCCGCCGGATCAGCCCACGCCGGCGCCTCGTCGTGTCGCCATGCCCGAGGTGGCGCCCCAGACCGTGGTTCCCGAGGGCTTGATGAATGAACTCAACGCGATGAAGGACCTCATCGAGGAGCGCTTCAGCACCTTGGCCTGGCTGGGTCAGGCCAAGCAGAACCCGGTGCGCGCCAACCTCACGCTCAAACTCATCCGCGCGGGCTATTCGCCCAACCTCGCGCGCGCCGCGCTGGAGAAGATGCCCAACGACACCACGCCGGCCGAAGCCATGCGCTGGATGCTGGCCGTGCTCGAGCGCAATCTCAAGACCGACAAAAATGAACCGGCCCTGCACGAAGCGGGTGGCATTTACGCCCTCGTGGGCGCCACCGGCGTCGGCAAGACCACGACGGCCGCCAAGCTCGCCGCGCAATGCGCCCGCGACTTCGGCGCCGCCAGCGTCGGCTTGATCACGCTGGACAGCTACCGCATCGGCGCGCATGAGCAACTGCGCACCTATGGCCGTATGCTGGGCGTGGTCGCGCACATGGCGCATGACCAAAGCGCCCTGCAGGATCTGCTGGGCCTGTTGTCCAACCGCAAGATGGTCATCATCGACACGACCGGCGTCGCGCCGCGCGATCCGCGCAAGCGCGAAGTGCTGGACATGCTGGATCTGCCCGGCGTGCAGCGCCTGATGGTGCTCAATGCCGCCAACCACGGCGACGCGCAGGATGAAGCCGTGGCGTCCTTCCGCAGCAGCGGCGCGCAGCATGCGGTGCTGACCAAGACGGACGAAGCAGTCAAGCTCGGCCCCACCCTGGACGCGGCCATCCGCCACCGCCTGGTGCTGCGTGGCGTCAGCTGCGGCCAGCGGGTGCCCGAGGACTGGGCGCGTGCCGACGCGGACCAACTGGTGAAGCTGTCCATGCGTTCCACGGGTCGGTCGGCGCACGATCCCCAGCTCGGGGATCTGGACCTGTATTTCACGCAAATGGAAAGCCGCGCTCAGAGCGTGCAGGGACTGGCAACCGCGCAACAACCGGTGCCGCCGACGGCCCGTCGTCCGGGTTCGGCCGCGCACGGGGGAAATCTCCATGCTTGAAGTCGAAAACCAGGCGGCTGGCCTGGCGGCGCTCGCGGTCGAGTCGTCGCCACGCATCGTGGCCCTGGCGGGGCATGAGGACGCACGCAGTGAATTGCCCTTGCTGATGCAGCTTTGCGCGGCTTGGACCAATCTGGACTATCCCTTGGTCGTGCTCGATGCCCATGTCAGCGAGACCGACCAGGTGCCGGGTCTGTCGCAGCTGTTCCGGGGTGACGAGGATTTCTCCGCCGCGGTGCTCGGCAACAGCGCCACTGCCTGGCCCATCGTGCCGGCGGCGCTGGGCCTGGAGCAACTGTTGGACGGCGCGGCTCAGGGCGCCAAGTCCAAGGGCAGGGCCGCGGCCAAGGCGCAGGACGCAGGGCAGCAACGTGCCCGGCAACTGGCCGCCCTTTTCCCGGGATATGAACTGATCCTGATCTACGCGCCTGCCGCCATGCTGGCCAGGGTCTGGCAGGGCAGCAACCTGTCTCCGTTGCTGCCCGTTTCGGTACAGGAGTCGGCGCTGCTGTCGGCCTACCAGGCGCTCAAGCAGATGTTGAGTTTGGGCAAATTGCGGCCTACCATCGTGACCGTGATGCAAGACGCCGCCTTGACCACCCGCATGTCGGGTCACAACATCAGCCGCAATCTACAGGAATGCGCGCGGGATTTCCTCGCGTGCGAGACGCCCGCGCTCACGGTCTGCCCCGACCGCCCGGAGGAAATGCAGCGCCTGGCCCTGCGCTCTCTTGAAGCCGGCCTGCAGCCCCAGGACTGGGATCTGTCGACCGTGCTCGCGCCGGCCTATGCCAGTGCGCCCACTTCCCGACGTGGCGCGGCGATGGCTGCCGCTCAGGGGCGTTGAACGTGATCGAGGGAGCTTCGCCCGTGACGTACACCGCGCAAGGCCAGCTGGACCGTGATGCCCTGATCCGGCAGTACGCACCCCTGGTGCGTCGGCTGGCGCACCACATGATGGCCAAGCTGCCACCGTCGATCCAGGTGGATGACCTGATCCAGGTCGGCCTGATCGGTCTGTCTGAGGCGCTCACGCGGTATGAAGCCACCCAGGGCGTGCAGTTCGAGACCTTCGCCACCCAGCGCATCCGCGGCGCGATGATCGACGAGCTGCGCGAGAACGACTGGATGAGCCGCGGTTCGCGCAAGAGCCAGAAGGAAATCGAGTCGGCGTTGACCCGGCTGGAGCATCAACTGGGCCGCTCGCCCAGCGAGTCCGAGATCGCCGAGGCCTTGGGCATGGAGCTGGCCGAGTACCAGGCCCTGCTCTACAAGGTCAAGGGCACGCAGCTGGTCTATCTGGAGGACATGAGCGGCGGGGACGACGACGAAGGTTTCCTCGATCGCCACATGGTCGACGGCGAGTCCGATCCGATGGCCTTGCTGCGCAACCAGCGCCTGCGCTCCTCGTTGGTCGACGCCATCAAGGGCTTGCCCGAGCGCGAGCAGTACGTGATGAGCATGTACTACGAGCAGGACATGAATCTCAAGGAAATCGCCGCCGTGCTGGGCGTGACCGAATCGCGCGTCTGCCAGTTGCACAGTCAGTCGATTGCGCGCCTGCGCGCCAAGATGCGGGCGCACTGAGGTCTTTTCGGCAAGTTGTCCCGCGTCGAGCCTGCCTGTGCCAATGACGGGTCGCGCGCATGGCTGGCAAGCCGTTTGTCTCATGGTGGGGACCGCGCAAATCACTATCAGCGACGCGACGCGTCCGCCAGGCGCTTGAATCAGCGCGACATTGTTCCTATTGTTTTTTTCGTTCCAGCGCTGCCTCGTACAGGGCATTGCGCGGTGTCCCGGTGATGTCCGCCGCCAGCTTGACGGCGGTTTTCAAGGGTAGTTCGGCCAGCAGCAGATCCAGGGTGCGCAGCGCCGTGGCGTCTGGCCCGTCTTCGTGCACCGTGCGCGGCGCGGGGTGCAGCACCAGAACGAATTCCCCGCGTGCGCGTTGCGGGTCCGCCGCGAGCCAGGCAGGAAAGGTCTCGGCGGGCAGGGTGACGATCTGCTCGAACTGCTTGCTGATCTCCCGGGCCACGGTGAGGGGACGGTCTGCCAGCACCACGAGCGCGCCCGCCAGGGCCGCGATGCGGTGCGGCGCCTCCAGCAGCACCGTGGCGCGCGGTTCGGTGGCCAGGACCTGCACGGCCTGGGCTCGTTCGTTGGTCTTGGCAGGCAGAAAACCCGCGAAAACAAAGGCGCCTGATTCATCGATCGCACCCGCGGCGCTGAGCGCCGCGGTGACACTGCTGGCACCCGGCAGGGGCATCACGGGCAGCCCCTCGGCGCGCACCGCAGCCACCAGTCGGGCACCCGGGTCGCTGACAGCGGGCGTGCCCGCGTCGCTGACGTAGGCGACACGCAGGCCGTCCCGCAGCCGAGCGATCACCTGCTGCGCGGCTTCCTGTTCGTTGTGCTGATGCAAGGCCATCAGGCCGGCGCCGTTCTTCTCGATGCCGTAGGCACGCAACAGGCTTTGCGTGTGGCGCGTGTCCTCGCAGGCCAGGACATCGGCGATGCGCAGCACATGCAGGGCGCGCAAGGTGATGTCCGCCAGATTGCCGATGGGCGTGGCCACCACGTACAAGGCGCCGGGCGGGAAATGCTGAGCGCCTGCAGCGTCTTGTGCGGCGGTCAGGGCTGAGGCATAAGAAGCAGAGTTCACGTAGGGGGAGATGGAATATGGACAAGCCCGCGCCTCGAAGCTCCGTGCGCCCCACGACCAAGCAGACGGGCGATGTGGCGGAGGAAAAAGCCTTGCAGCATCTGCAGGCGAGGGGGTTGCAGCTGCTGGCGCGCAATTATCGGACGCCTGGCCGCGGTGGGGGCGAGGTGGACCTCGTGATGCGGACCCCCGAAGGCACCCTGGTATTCGTCGAGGTGCGCCGCCGCGCCAACGCGCGTCACGGCGGCGCGGCCGCCAGCGTGGGCGCCCTCAAGCGGCGACGCATCGCCCTGGCGGCACGCCACTACCTGCTGCGTTGGCGTTCGCCACCGCCCTGCCGTTTTGACGTGGTGGCGATTGAGGGTGGGCAGGCCGAGGGAGATGAACGGCTGGTTTGGCTGCAAGCGGCCTTCGACGCAGGTGATCGGTCCGGGGGGTTTTGACAGGTCGCCTTCGACCAAGAGGCCCCAGGGCTTGGCAGGGCCGAAGGTCGGCGCCGGCCGGGCGCATTGCCATGCTGGGTTTACCGTTCATTTACCTTGGGGCTCAGCGGTCGATGGCCGTCTTCGCCTGCTGGGCCAGGCAAGCCCGGTATCATTCGGCCCATCATGTTTGAGCAGCGCATTGAGCAACACTTCATCGACAGCGCAGACCTGAAGTACCAGTCCGCGCAAGCGCTGAGCAAGCCCATCGCGGCGGCAGCCCAGGCCGTGTTGGACTGCGTGACCAACGGCGGCAAGGTGCTGGCCTGTGGCAATGGTGGCTCGGCGGCGTACGCCCAGCATTTCGCCGCCGAGTTCGTAGGCCGCTTCGAGCGCGAGCGTCCCGAGTTGGGCGCGATCGCCTTGACCACGGACACCTCCATCCTGACCGCCATCGCCAACGACTATGACTACAGCGTCGTATTCGCCAAGCAGGTGCGCGCGCTGGGGCAGGCCGGTGATGTGCTGCTAGCTATCTCCACCAGTGGCAACTCAGCCAATGTGCTGCTTGCCATCGAGGCCGCGCATGAACGCGATATGACCGTGGTGGCGCTGACGGGTAAGAGCGGCGGCAAGATGAACGCCGTGCTGCGCGAGACGGACGTCCATGTCTGCGTGCCTCACGACCGCACCGCGCGCATCCAGGAGGTGCATCTGCTGGCCCTGCACTGCATCTGCGATTCCGTTGATCATCAACTGCTGGGCGAACAGGAAACCAAGACGTGAGCACCCATCGTCCCTTCTCTCGCTTTGCCATCCCACGCGCCTTCTGCCTGGGCTTGGCTTGGAGTACCGCTTTCGTGACCTTGAGTGGCTGCGCGCCGCTGATCGTGGGTGGCGTCGTCGTGGCCACGGGGCTGTCCGTGCTGGACCGGCGGACCACGGGCACCCAGCTTGATGACGAGAACATCGAGACACGGGGCATGTTGCGCCTGAAAGAGCGGCTCGGTGACCGAGCCCACGTCAGCATCGTCAGCTACAACCGTCAGGTGCTGCTGACGGGCGAGGTGCTCAGCGAGCAGGACCGCCAGCTGGCCGAGCAGGCGATCGCCGGGCTGGACAATGTGCGCAGCATCATCAACGAGCTCGCCGTGCTGGGGCACTCCACGCTGACCCAGCAATCCTCGGATGTGGGTGTGACGATGCGGGTCAAGACCAGCATGATCGATTCGCGGGATCTGAACGCCCACGTGGTCAAGGTCGTGACCGAGCGCGGTGTGGTCTACCTGATGGGCCGCGTGACGGAGCGCGAGGCCGACCGCGCCACCGACATTGCGCGCCGCACTTCAGGTGTCCAGAAAGTGGTGCGCCTGTTCGAGCTGATCAGCGAGGAAGAACGCCTGGCCCTGGAGAACCCGGGTCGCAAGCGTCCGGGCCAACCAGCGTACTGAGCGCGGGCGTCGCGCCGCTACACGCGGTCCGTCGCCTCCGATCCGTCCTGGCCAGCCCGGTTGACCGCAAAGCCCATCAAGCGCGAAAACTCTCCGCCTGTCGCGCGTGATGGTGGGCTTCGACCACGTCGATGGCACCTCGACGCACCAACTCCATCAGGTGCTGGTCCAGCGTCTGCATGCCAGCGGCTGCGCCTGTCTGCAGGCTGGAATACATCTGCGCGACCTTGCCTTCGCGGATCAGATGTCGGATGGCCGACGTCCCCGTCATGATTTCATAGGCCGCCACCCGCCCCGGCCCGTCTGAACTGCGGGTCCTGCACAGGACCTGGGCGATCACGGCTTGCAGAGATTCCGATACCATGGCGCGCGCCATGTCTTTTTCCCCGGCGGGAAATACATCGATGATGCGATCAATGGCCTTGGGCGCACTGCTGGTGTGCAGGGTGCCCAGCACCAGGTGGCCGGTTTCCGCGGCGGTCAGTGCCAGGCGGATGGTTTCCAGGTCACGCATCTCCCCCACCAAAATCACGTCCGGGTCCTCGCGCAAGGCCGAGCGCAACGCGTTCGCGAAGGACAGGGTGTGCGCACCC
It encodes:
- the flhF gene encoding flagellar biosynthesis protein FlhF, which produces MSIQRFHAPTAREALAKARAAFGEEAIILSNKPTAQGGVEVVATNSSTLAALDQAADNVMATEDKAESSTFGFLSRRKANAEKAAKEAARSARGPLLEPDGDVPEPAERAERAARAALRASPRSTVEEDADQLAMSTLSFQDYVRERVLQRRHETRQHEARQAAHTAQGGSGINVGGAAPRTYAVVPPDQPTPAPRRVAMPEVAPQTVVPEGLMNELNAMKDLIEERFSTLAWLGQAKQNPVRANLTLKLIRAGYSPNLARAALEKMPNDTTPAEAMRWMLAVLERNLKTDKNEPALHEAGGIYALVGATGVGKTTTAAKLAAQCARDFGAASVGLITLDSYRIGAHEQLRTYGRMLGVVAHMAHDQSALQDLLGLLSNRKMVIIDTTGVAPRDPRKREVLDMLDLPGVQRLMVLNAANHGDAQDEAVASFRSSGAQHAVLTKTDEAVKLGPTLDAAIRHRLVLRGVSCGQRVPEDWARADADQLVKLSMRSTGRSAHDPQLGDLDLYFTQMESRAQSVQGLATAQQPVPPTARRPGSAAHGGNLHA
- the rsmI gene encoding 16S rRNA (cytidine(1402)-2'-O)-methyltransferase, whose protein sequence is MNSASYASALTAAQDAAGAQHFPPGALYVVATPIGNLADITLRALHVLRIADVLACEDTRHTQSLLRAYGIEKNGAGLMALHQHNEQEAAQQVIARLRDGLRVAYVSDAGTPAVSDPGARLVAAVRAEGLPVMPLPGASSVTAALSAAGAIDESGAFVFAGFLPAKTNERAQAVQVLATEPRATVLLEAPHRIAALAGALVVLADRPLTVAREISKQFEQIVTLPAETFPAWLAADPQRARGEFVLVLHPAPRTVHEDGPDATALRTLDLLLAELPLKTAVKLAADITGTPRNALYEAALERKKQ
- a CDS encoding BON domain-containing protein, with translation MSTHRPFSRFAIPRAFCLGLAWSTAFVTLSGCAPLIVGGVVVATGLSVLDRRTTGTQLDDENIETRGMLRLKERLGDRAHVSIVSYNRQVLLTGEVLSEQDRQLAEQAIAGLDNVRSIINELAVLGHSTLTQQSSDVGVTMRVKTSMIDSRDLNAHVVKVVTERGVVYLMGRVTEREADRATDIARRTSGVQKVVRLFELISEEERLALENPGRKRPGQPAY
- a CDS encoding phosphoheptose isomerase — translated: MFEQRIEQHFIDSADLKYQSAQALSKPIAAAAQAVLDCVTNGGKVLACGNGGSAAYAQHFAAEFVGRFERERPELGAIALTTDTSILTAIANDYDYSVVFAKQVRALGQAGDVLLAISTSGNSANVLLAIEAAHERDMTVVALTGKSGGKMNAVLRETDVHVCVPHDRTARIQEVHLLALHCICDSVDHQLLGEQETKT
- a CDS encoding RNA polymerase sigma factor FliA; amino-acid sequence: MTYTAQGQLDRDALIRQYAPLVRRLAHHMMAKLPPSIQVDDLIQVGLIGLSEALTRYEATQGVQFETFATQRIRGAMIDELRENDWMSRGSRKSQKEIESALTRLEHQLGRSPSESEIAEALGMELAEYQALLYKVKGTQLVYLEDMSGGDDDEGFLDRHMVDGESDPMALLRNQRLRSSLVDAIKGLPEREQYVMSMYYEQDMNLKEIAAVLGVTESRVCQLHSQSIARLRAKMRAH
- a CDS encoding YraN family protein, giving the protein MDKPAPRSSVRPTTKQTGDVAEEKALQHLQARGLQLLARNYRTPGRGGGEVDLVMRTPEGTLVFVEVRRRANARHGGAAASVGALKRRRIALAARHYLLRWRSPPPCRFDVVAIEGGQAEGDERLVWLQAAFDAGDRSGGF